The Amycolatopsis japonica nucleotide sequence TCGCGACGATCGCGTAGCCCTTGTCGACGTCCAGCACGATGTCGCGCCACAGCAGGTCGCGCTGCGCCTGGGTCGGCGGGTCGTTCGGCATCTCCTTGGTCTCGTACCAGCCACCGGCGACGTGGTTGTTGAGGACGCGGGTGACCTGCCCGATCCAGTCGGTGCCGTTGGTGGTGGTCGGCAGTTCGTTCGCGAGCTGCTGCTGGCTCGGCGGGTTGCCGTTCTTGGCCGAAATGGCGATCCGGGTGGCGGCCGGGCCGCACCAGTACCCGGTCTCCTGGATCTGGTACTGGATGTTGAGCTCCGCGGCCGCCTTGACCCCTTCGACCTTGGCGGGCGGGGCCATCGACGTCACATCGACGGCGTTTTCACCTTGGGCGAGCGCCACCGCCGGAGCGGTGATCAAGGCGGACGCCGCGAGCGCGGCGACGACCACGGTCCTGAGTCGACGCATGGTAATCCTTCCCCAGTTTCACTTTTGAATGGTGAATAGTGAACATGATCGCCGGTCCCGCGGCTTTTGTCTGCGGCTTCACCTGCGCTTTCCCCGGTCGGCCCACGACGAAAGTAGGATCGGATGAACGCTTCGATGGCCATCGGGCAATAGCGATCGTGCAGGTGATGAAAGACGATCACGAGCAGGCCGGCTCGCGCGGACCGGACAGACCCGATCTCGGTGGCCCCGATCCCGCACCCGTCTTCGGCATGCTCTTCGACGCCCACGCGGCACCGCTGCAGCGTTATCTCGCGCGCCGCGTCGGCACGGAGACCGCGCACGACCTCGTCGCCGAGACGTTCCTCGTGGCGCTCCGGCGACGCGAGACGTACCGCCCGGAGGCGGGGACGGCGCGGGCGTGGCTCTACGGCATCGCGACGAACCTGCTGCGGCATCATGTCCGCACCGAGACGAGGGCGCTCAACGCGACGGCCCGGCTCGCGGCCGCCGGCCAGGCGGTCTCGGCCGGGCACGACGGCCGCGTCGCCGAGCGGGTCGACGCGCAGTCCCGCGCGGCCCAGCTGGCTGGCGCGCTGGCCGAACTGAGCGTCGCGGACCGCGACACCCTGCTGCTGGTGTCGTGGGCGGGCCTTGATCCCGGCGAGGTCGCCGAGGCGCTGGGGATTCCCGCCGGGACGGTGAGATCGCGGCTGCACCGGATCAGGAGATGGCTGCGCGCCAACGCACCGGAGTCCACAAAGGACGGATCGAGCAGGAACGAGGAGGGCGAAAGTGCACGGCGATAGCGTCAGGAAGGTGTGGTCGGAGGCCGAACTCGACGAGGCGCTGGCCTGCCTCCACGCCGAACCGGAAACCCGGCGGGACGAACTGTCCCGTGCCAAGGCGGCACTCCTGCGTGCCGCCGGCGAGGTCGAGGACGAACTGCTCCCGAGGCTCGCGCCCCCGCCGAAGAAACGGCCCGGCGCGTGGCGATGGATCGCCGCCGCGGCGGCCGCGGCCCTGGTGTCCGGCGGGGGGATCGTGGCGACGAACGCCTTCACCGGCGGCGACGGCCCGGCCCCCGCGGACCATTCGGTCGTCGGCCCGAACGAAGACGCGCTCGAATCCCTCCACGGCGACGACTTCCCTCTTCGCGACGATCAGTACCGGC carries:
- a CDS encoding C39 family peptidase, which produces MRRLRTVVVAALAASALITAPAVALAQGENAVDVTSMAPPAKVEGVKAAAELNIQYQIQETGYWCGPAATRIAISAKNGNPPSQQQLANELPTTTNGTDWIGQVTRVLNNHVAGGWYETKEMPNDPPTQAQRDLLWRDIVLDVDKGYAIVANIVAPANNHPPGYPNYTIYHYFTIIGYNSDNMTVKIADPANFGGNQIYWLTFNQLATLIPPKGYSA
- a CDS encoding RNA polymerase sigma factor; the encoded protein is MQVMKDDHEQAGSRGPDRPDLGGPDPAPVFGMLFDAHAAPLQRYLARRVGTETAHDLVAETFLVALRRRETYRPEAGTARAWLYGIATNLLRHHVRTETRALNATARLAAAGQAVSAGHDGRVAERVDAQSRAAQLAGALAELSVADRDTLLLVSWAGLDPGEVAEALGIPAGTVRSRLHRIRRWLRANAPESTKDGSSRNEEGESARR